The following are encoded together in the Arcobacter sp. LA11 genome:
- the lysS gene encoding lysine--tRNA ligase — MFENKYIQQRIEKANTLREKGINPYSNESTRNTTISKYLNVNSDLVQTEEKRDENRNYTVAGRIKFFRLMGKASFLKIEDESGILQIYVARDNLPEGFYNETFKKTVEVGDIIEVSGYPFITGKGELSLHVDGLKILTKAISPLPEKYHGIQDKELRYRQRYLDLIMNSEVRKTFHIRSRVISLTRRFFENKGFLEVETPMMHPIAGGANAKPFTTHHNALGVDRFLRIAPELYLKRCIVGGFEAVFEINRCFRNEGMDATHNPEFTSIEFYWAYKTYKDLIELTKEYFEFLFEHLELPTTLPYGDLEIDFTQFSEIPLIQSLVDIGGVPADIVEDKDKIIAYLKTANVDVNEKMNLGQLQGELFDEYVEDKLINPTFITEYPVEISPLARRNDEKPHLTDRFELFIAGKEIANAFSELNDPLDQLERFEGQMAAKESGGDDEAHEMDEDFVNALSYGMAPTAGQGIGIDRLVMMLTNEHSIRDVLLFPAMKPIKTEIDLHAEETENN; from the coding sequence TTGTTTGAAAATAAATATATACAGCAAAGAATTGAAAAAGCAAATACACTAAGAGAAAAAGGAATAAATCCTTATTCAAATGAAAGTACAAGAAATACAACAATTTCAAAATATTTAAATGTAAATAGTGACCTTGTACAAACAGAAGAAAAAAGAGATGAAAATAGAAACTATACAGTTGCAGGAAGAATTAAATTCTTCAGACTTATGGGTAAAGCTTCATTTCTAAAAATAGAAGATGAAAGTGGAATTTTACAAATTTATGTAGCAAGAGATAATCTACCAGAAGGTTTTTATAATGAAACTTTCAAAAAAACTGTAGAAGTTGGTGATATTATTGAAGTATCTGGATATCCATTTATTACTGGAAAAGGTGAATTATCACTTCATGTTGATGGATTAAAAATTTTAACAAAAGCTATTTCACCACTACCTGAAAAATATCACGGTATTCAAGATAAAGAGTTAAGATACAGACAAAGATATTTAGACCTAATAATGAATAGTGAAGTTAGAAAAACTTTCCATATTAGATCTAGAGTTATTTCTCTTACAAGAAGATTTTTTGAAAATAAAGGTTTCTTAGAAGTTGAAACTCCAATGATGCACCCTATTGCAGGTGGAGCAAATGCAAAACCATTTACTACTCATCACAATGCACTTGGTGTTGATAGATTTTTAAGAATTGCACCAGAGTTATATTTAAAAAGATGTATTGTTGGTGGATTTGAAGCAGTATTTGAAATCAATAGATGTTTTAGAAATGAAGGAATGGATGCAACGCATAACCCTGAGTTTACTTCTATTGAATTTTATTGGGCATATAAAACATACAAAGATTTAATTGAACTTACAAAAGAATATTTCGAATTCTTATTTGAACATTTAGAATTACCTACTACATTACCATATGGTGATTTAGAAATTGACTTTACACAATTCAGTGAAATTCCGCTAATCCAATCACTTGTTGATATTGGTGGTGTACCTGCAGATATTGTAGAAGATAAAGATAAAATAATTGCATATTTAAAAACTGCAAATGTTGATGTAAATGAAAAAATGAATTTAGGTCAACTTCAAGGTGAATTATTTGATGAATACGTTGAAGATAAATTAATAAACCCAACGTTTATTACTGAGTACCCTGTTGAGATTTCACCATTAGCAAGAAGAAATGATGAAAAACCTCACTTAACAGATAGATTTGAATTATTTATAGCAGGAAAAGAGATAGCAAATGCATTCTCTGAGCTTAATGACCCACTTGACCAACTAGAAAGATTTGAAGGTCAAATGGCTGCAAAAGAATCTGGTGGAGATGATGAAGCCCATGAGATGGATGAAGACTTTGTAAATGCTTTATCTTACGGAATGGCACCAACAGCTGGGCAAGGTATTGGTATTGATAGATTAGTAATGATGCTTACAAATGAGCACTCAATTAGAGATGTATTACTATTCCCTGCAATGAAACCAATCAAAACAGAAATTGATTTACACGCAGAAGAAACTGAAAATAATTAA